Proteins encoded by one window of Procambarus clarkii isolate CNS0578487 chromosome 55, FALCON_Pclarkii_2.0, whole genome shotgun sequence:
- the LOC138352880 gene encoding oviduct-specific glycoprotein-like produces the protein MKISWFLESGSSSWAPALIGVSKGSLRVAKGSLGEAKGSLGEAKGSLGVSKGSLGVSKGSVGVAKGSLGVSKGSQGVAKGSLGVSKGSLGVAKGSLGVSKGSLRVSKGSLGETKGSLGVSKGSLRVAKGLLGVAKGSLGEAKGSLEVAKGSVGVSKGSLGVSKGSLGVAKGSLGVAKGSLGVSKGSVGVAKGSVGVAKGSLGVAKGSLGVAKGSLGGV, from the exons ATGAAGATCTC CTGGTTCCTGGAAtcaggctctagctcctgggccccggctCTCATAG GGGTGTCTAAGGGCTCCCTACGGGTGGCTAAGGGCTCCCTAGGGGAGGCTAAGGGCTCCCTAGGGGAGGCAAAGGGCTCCCTAGGGGTGTCTAAGGGCTCCCTAGGGGTGTCTAAGGGCTCCGTAGGGGTGGCTAAGGGCTCCCTAGGGGTGTCTAAGGGCTCCCAAGGGGTGGCTAAGGGCTCCCTAGGGGTGTCTAAGGGCTCCCTAGGGGTGGCTAAGGGTTCCCTAGGGGTGTCTAAGGGCTCCCTACGGGTGTCTAAGGGCTCCCTAGGGGAGACTAAGGGCTCCCTAGGGGTGTCTAAGGGCTCCCTACGGGTGGCtaagggcctcctaggggtggctAAGGGCTCCCTAGGAGAGGCTAAGGGCTCCCTAGAGGTGGCTAAGGGCTCCGTAGGGGTGTCTAAGGGCTCCCTAGGGGTGTCTAAGGGCTCCCTAGGGGTGGCTAAGGGCTCCCTAGGGGTGGCTAAGGGCTCCCTAGGGGTGTCTAAGGGCTCCGTAGGGGTGGCTAAGGGCTCCGTAGGGGTGGCTAAGGGCTCCCTAGGGGTGGCTAAGGGCTCCCTAGGGGTGGCTAAGGGCTCCCTAGGGGGTGTCTAA